From a region of the Triticum aestivum cultivar Chinese Spring chromosome 7D, IWGSC CS RefSeq v2.1, whole genome shotgun sequence genome:
- the LOC123167825 gene encoding histone H2A, sperm, with translation MEEGEVVRKRMSLSFKAWLRFPVSRVGRYLKQGRYARRVAPQAAVYLTAVLEYLVAGAVAGKSGRSARAFGLGPSLRRLGASQARPVLELSGNAAKANKKKLITPRHLMLAIRNDGELSSLLAGVTIAHGGVVPNINPALLPKRTAARKADMESNWSNNNKAAAPNSLSPKKAAAGETISAAEETTTAAAEE, from the exons ATGGAAGAAGGAGAAGTGGTGAGGAAACGCATGTCGCTATCCTTCAAGGCCTGGCTCAGGTTCCCGGTCAGCCGCGTCGGGCGGTACCTCAAGCAGGGCCGCTATGCGCGTCGCGTCGCGCCGCAAGCCGCCGTCTACCTCACCGCCGTCCTCGAGTACCTCGTCGCCGGGGCGGTCGCGGGTAAATCTGGACGCTCAGCTCGAGCTTTTGGGCTCGGCCCGAGTTTGCGTCGGCTCGGAGCGAGTCAGGCTCGGCCC GTCCTCGAGTTGTCTGGCAACGCGGCCAAGGCCAACAAGAAGAAGCTCATCACCCCTCGCCACCTGATGCTCGCCATCCGCAACGACGGCGAGCTCAGCAGCCTGCTCGCCGGCGTCACCATCGCCCACGGCGGCGTCGTGCCCAACATCAACCCCGCGCTTCTCCCCAAGAGGACCGCCGCCCGCAAGGCCGACATGGAGTCCAACTGGTCCAACAACAacaaggccgccgcccccaactCCCTCTCCCCCAAGAAGGCCGCCGCCGGAGAGACCATCTCTGCCGCCGAGGAGACCACCACCGCTGCCGCCGAGGAGTAG